CTGCCGTGATCAGCCATCTGGCTTTACTTTTGATGCTCCTGTGTGTGGCGCTGCCCGCCTCTGCCTTCACACTCAAGGAGCAAATGCTCATCGACAGCTATGAAAAAGCAATCAAGACGGCGGCAGAGCACGCCCTCACCGAGATGCGGCCCAGCGCCGAATATCTCGGATCCAAAATACAGCGCATTCGTGAATCCGAGGCGTTGGACGGCGGCACCATCAAGGCCAGGGTCGCCACCGCGTGGAAATTTCCCCTGCTGGACGACCGTTACCAGACCGTCATCGACATATGGATCACGCCGGACGACAAAGCCATCTATCTGACGCGCTACAAGCTTCACTCCGACAACAACCGCGTTCCCATTTTGCTGTCCACGGATGAGCGTGTTCAAGTTTTGCTTCAAACCTTGGGCATGATGGAAGTGGAGTCCTCGCAAGACGACTTCTAACGCTCCATAGCACAAGCCCGTTTCACCCAACCTTTCAGCCCAGGCTCCCTGTCCCCTTCAGGTTCCGGGAGCCTTTCATTCCATGACGCGCACCATCTGTTTTTTCAACACCAACCGCCCCTGGGGCGGCGGCGAAAAATTTAATCATGACTTTGCCCTGCTCTGTCGGGATGCCGGGTGGAACGTCCATGTAGCGGCCCATCGGGACGGGGAACTGGCCGAAAGGATTCGGCGGACCCGGGGCATTACCCTGCATGAGCTGCACATCGGCAATCTCAGTTTTCTCAATCCGATCAAAATGACGCAACTGTATCAGCTGTTCCGATCCCATAAAATCGATACACTGATCATGGCCCTGCCAGCTGACCTGAAAGCCGCGGCACCTGCAGCACGTCTGGCAGGAGTCCGACGCGTGGTTTACCGTCGGGGGATTGCGGTTCCGGTGCGCAACTCCCTGTTGAACCGCTGGCTGTATGGCCGGGTGCTGCACCGCCTTCTCGTGAACTCAAAAGAAACCAAGCGCTGCGTTCTCACACACAACCCAACGCTGATCCCCGAAGAACGCATTCGACTGGTTTACAACGGATTCGACGTTCAGACCTTTGACAGTCTCGATGCCACTCCGATCGTACCACGCAAAGGACCGGAAATCGTTATCGGTAATGCCGCCCGCCTTACACCGCAAAAAGGGCAACGCCACTTGCTTCGGGCTGCCCGTATGCTGAAAGACCGCGGGCTGCGCTTTCGCCTGCTGCTGGCCGGCGTAGGAGAAGACGAAGCCGCATTGCGCGAGGAGTGTTCCCGCCTCGGGCTTGACGATCGAACAGAATTCGTTGGATTTTTTAAAGAAATAAAACGCTTCTACGCTTCTGTGGACATTTTTGCCTTGCCTTCGCTATGGGAAGGTTTTGGCTATGCGCTCGTAGAAGCCATGGCTATGGAACTCCCTGTGGCCGCTTTCAGCGTATCCTCCAATCCGGAAGTCGTAGCGGACGGGGTAACCGGGTTGCTGACTCCGCCCAAGGACGAAACAGCTTTGGCGGACTCTCTGGAGCGATTACTTCAAAACGCGGAGCTACGCCGGAGCATGGGACAAGCAGGGCGCGCCCGGGTATTGGAACGTTTCGACACCCGCCATGCCCTGCAACGGTTTTTGGATGCCGTGGAATAACATAACGGAAGCCGGTCCGAAAAAGGAAAACATTGATTAAAATAGCGTCCGGTCCAACAAAAGATGAGAGAAATACCCCAAAACAAAGGCAAGATAAAAAGGCAAACTCTGTTCCCAGGGCGTATCCATAAAGAGCAGGGGTACACCCAGGATGGGGGAAGGCAAAACCAGCATAGCCCACCAGGAATGCACCCAGCCCCTATGCCGCCCTGCCACGGGGATCAACGCCAACAGTCCCACCCAGGCCGCATAAATATACATTTCCCGGTAAATAAGCCATCCGTCCAGGAGTAGCAGCAAGCTGTAGAACAACGTCTGCCCTTTGGAATTGGTATCGATATCCGGAAACAGCGCTCCCAAAAGCACCAAAGCAAAAAGTGCAGCCAGCATGGGGTACT
The sequence above is a segment of the Paucidesulfovibrio gracilis DSM 16080 genome. Coding sequences within it:
- a CDS encoding glycosyltransferase, whose translation is MTRTICFFNTNRPWGGGEKFNHDFALLCRDAGWNVHVAAHRDGELAERIRRTRGITLHELHIGNLSFLNPIKMTQLYQLFRSHKIDTLIMALPADLKAAAPAARLAGVRRVVYRRGIAVPVRNSLLNRWLYGRVLHRLLVNSKETKRCVLTHNPTLIPEERIRLVYNGFDVQTFDSLDATPIVPRKGPEIVIGNAARLTPQKGQRHLLRAARMLKDRGLRFRLLLAGVGEDEAALREECSRLGLDDRTEFVGFFKEIKRFYASVDIFALPSLWEGFGYALVEAMAMELPVAAFSVSSNPEVVADGVTGLLTPPKDETALADSLERLLQNAELRRSMGQAGRARVLERFDTRHALQRFLDAVE
- a CDS encoding metal-dependent hydrolase, with protein sequence MPGYKGHLLGGAFVGGTMLVVIAGVGLYSGEYPMLAALFALVLLGALFPDIDTNSKGQTLFYSLLLLLDGWLIYREMYIYAAWVGLLALIPVAGRHRGWVHSWWAMLVLPSPILGVPLLFMDTPWEQSLPFYLAFVLGYFSHLLLDRTLF